In Liquorilactobacillus hordei DSM 19519, the following proteins share a genomic window:
- a CDS encoding valine--tRNA ligase encodes MTKEIEMSTKYDPQQVEPGRYEKWLEQGVFKPNGDKKAKPYSIVIPPPNVTGKLHLGHAWDTTLQDMIIRQKRMQGFDTLWLPGMDHAGIATQAKVEARLAEQGISRYDLGRKKFIETVWEWKDEYADIIHQQWKKLGLSLDYDRERFTLDDGLSKAVRKVFVTLYKKGLIYRGEYIINWDPKARTALSDIEVIHKDVKGAFYHVKYPFADETKFNGKNYIEIATTRPETMMGDVAVAVHPSDERYKEIVGKTLILPLQGRKIKIIADEYVDPEFGTGMVKITPAHDPNDFAVGNRHDLERINTMNEDASMNANAGKYEGMDRFEARKAIVADLDAEGYLLRIEPITHSVGHSERTGVQVEARLSTQWFVKMKPLAKVALENQNSEQRVNFVPGRFENTFTQWMENVHDWVISRQLWWGHQIPAWYHKKTGEIYVGEEAPQDIENWIQDEDVLDTWFSSALWPFSTMGWPDENAADFKRYFPTDTLVTGYDIIFFWVSRMIFQSLEFTEERPFKHVLIHGLIRDENGVKMSKSLGNGIDPMDVIDKYGSDALRWFLSNGSAPGQDVRFSYTKMDAAWNFINKIWNASRFVIMNLDDETKAQLPTKQEWKLSDKWIISRLNETIGEVTRLFDSFEFGEAGRALYNFIWNDFCDWYIEMSKEDLNGTDEQAKKDTQNILCYVLDQTLRLLHPIMPFVTEKIWLEMPHDGESLVTAKYPEYNAADVDEVAQGEMENLIELIKAVRNSRAEVNAPMSSAIEILIKTSSEKTKKIFESNIDYIERFCHPKKLEISTDVIAPDLAMTSVITGAEVYLPLADLINIDEEIARLQKEVKKLENEVTRGEKKLGNERFVSNAPAEVVAQEKEKLSDYKAKLEATKERIITLKKN; translated from the coding sequence ATGACAAAAGAGATTGAGATGTCAACGAAATATGACCCACAACAAGTTGAACCGGGTCGCTATGAAAAATGGCTGGAACAAGGAGTATTTAAACCAAATGGAGACAAAAAGGCAAAGCCGTATTCAATTGTTATCCCGCCACCAAATGTCACAGGTAAGTTGCACTTAGGACATGCGTGGGATACTACATTGCAAGATATGATTATTCGTCAAAAAAGAATGCAGGGTTTTGATACTTTATGGCTTCCGGGGATGGACCATGCAGGAATTGCGACACAAGCTAAGGTTGAAGCCCGCCTCGCAGAACAAGGTATCTCTCGTTATGACTTAGGTCGTAAGAAGTTTATCGAAACTGTCTGGGAATGGAAAGATGAATATGCGGATATTATTCATCAGCAATGGAAGAAACTCGGATTGTCTTTAGATTATGATCGTGAAAGATTTACACTTGATGATGGGTTGTCTAAAGCTGTACGGAAAGTATTTGTGACATTGTATAAAAAAGGCTTAATTTACCGTGGTGAATATATCATCAACTGGGACCCAAAGGCTAGAACAGCATTGTCTGATATTGAAGTTATTCATAAGGATGTAAAGGGTGCCTTTTATCATGTCAAGTATCCATTTGCTGATGAGACAAAGTTCAATGGTAAGAACTATATTGAAATTGCAACGACTCGTCCTGAAACGATGATGGGTGATGTTGCAGTTGCAGTTCATCCTAGCGATGAACGATACAAGGAGATTGTTGGAAAGACGTTAATCCTACCGTTGCAAGGACGTAAAATTAAAATAATTGCGGATGAGTATGTTGATCCAGAATTTGGAACAGGAATGGTTAAGATTACACCCGCACATGATCCTAATGACTTTGCGGTTGGTAATCGTCATGATTTAGAAAGAATCAATACCATGAATGAAGATGCATCAATGAATGCCAATGCCGGTAAATATGAAGGAATGGATCGCTTTGAGGCACGTAAAGCGATTGTGGCTGATCTTGATGCCGAGGGTTATTTATTGCGGATTGAACCAATCACACATAGTGTTGGTCATTCTGAACGTACGGGCGTACAAGTTGAAGCACGTTTATCAACTCAATGGTTTGTCAAGATGAAACCATTGGCAAAAGTTGCATTGGAGAATCAAAATTCAGAACAAAGAGTGAATTTTGTACCTGGGCGTTTCGAAAATACTTTTACGCAGTGGATGGAAAATGTTCATGACTGGGTAATTTCACGACAATTGTGGTGGGGACATCAGATACCTGCGTGGTACCATAAAAAAACCGGCGAAATCTATGTTGGTGAAGAAGCACCACAAGACATTGAGAACTGGATTCAAGATGAAGATGTATTAGATACTTGGTTTTCAAGTGCCTTATGGCCATTTTCTACAATGGGTTGGCCAGACGAGAACGCGGCCGACTTCAAGCGTTACTTCCCAACAGATACCTTAGTTACAGGTTATGATATTATTTTCTTCTGGGTTTCGAGAATGATTTTCCAAAGTCTTGAATTCACAGAAGAGCGTCCATTTAAGCATGTACTTATTCACGGCTTGATACGTGATGAGAATGGTGTCAAAATGAGTAAATCATTGGGAAATGGAATTGACCCAATGGATGTAATTGACAAGTATGGTTCAGATGCATTACGCTGGTTCTTATCCAATGGCTCTGCCCCTGGACAAGATGTACGCTTCAGTTACACAAAGATGGATGCTGCATGGAATTTCATCAATAAAATCTGGAATGCTAGCCGGTTCGTTATTATGAACCTTGATGACGAGACAAAGGCACAATTACCTACAAAACAAGAATGGAAATTATCAGATAAATGGATTATTAGTCGCTTGAATGAGACTATTGGTGAAGTTACACGTTTGTTTGATAGCTTCGAATTCGGTGAAGCTGGCAGGGCACTTTACAACTTTATCTGGAATGATTTTTGCGATTGGTATATTGAGATGTCAAAAGAAGATTTGAATGGAACAGACGAACAGGCGAAGAAGGATACACAGAATATTTTGTGTTATGTTCTTGACCAGACTTTAAGACTGTTACATCCAATCATGCCATTTGTTACTGAAAAAATTTGGTTGGAAATGCCACACGATGGTGAATCATTAGTGACTGCAAAGTACCCTGAATATAATGCTGCTGATGTAGATGAGGTTGCACAAGGAGAAATGGAGAATTTGATTGAATTGATCAAGGCTGTTCGTAATAGCCGTGCTGAGGTTAATGCACCAATGTCAAGTGCAATTGAAATCTTAATTAAAACTTCAAGCGAAAAAACAAAGAAAATTTTTGAATCTAACATTGACTATATTGAACGTTTCTGTCATCCTAAGAAACTCGAAATTAGTACGGATGTTATTGCCCCAGATTTGGCAATGACTTCTGTTATTACAGGTGCTGAGGTATATTTGCCACTCGCAGACTTAATCAATATTGATGAGGAGATTGCAAGACTTCAAAAAGAAGTTAAGAAATTGGAAAACGAAGTCACTCGTGGGGAAAAGAAATTGGGTAATGAACGTTTCGTTTCTAATGCTCCTGCGGAAGTTGTTGCTCAAGAAAAAGAGAAACTTAGTGACTACAAAGCAAAACTAGAAGCAACTAAAGAAAGAATTATAACTTTAAAGAAAAACTAG
- a CDS encoding IS30 family transposase: MSSITYSERIKIETFCELGLSNIQMGVRLNRSPSTISYELSRCQPYQAELAQTDAEYKRSRCGRKTKLSDELKQKILNHLRLSWSPGMIAHEFKLATKSIYNWLNQGRIGFSLNDLPEHGVRQRRNVDQRSKYNQSLGRSIEQRPMMINQRNRIGDFELDTVVGPRGHSKAFLLTLIDRKSRFPWAYRLKDWTTATVNEALTKFLTTFNGPVHSFTVDRVTEFSGLVSLESQYGIKTYYCHAYTPAERGSNERFNRNLRYFYPKGTRFEHISAQDLTTTLLQINQRPLKILDWQTSYQAMLTNLSKNSD, translated from the coding sequence TTGTCTAGTATAACCTATTCCGAACGAATTAAAATCGAAACCTTTTGTGAACTAGGGCTGTCCAATATCCAAATGGGCGTTCGGCTGAACCGATCACCGTCAACAATTTCTTATGAATTATCTCGATGTCAACCTTATCAGGCTGAATTAGCACAAACAGATGCCGAATACAAGCGATCACGATGTGGTCGGAAAACTAAGCTGAGCGATGAGTTAAAGCAAAAAATTCTCAACCATTTACGTCTAAGCTGGTCACCAGGAATGATTGCTCACGAATTTAAACTAGCCACTAAATCTATTTATAATTGGCTAAATCAGGGGAGAATTGGTTTCTCCTTGAATGATCTACCTGAACATGGCGTACGCCAACGGCGTAACGTTGACCAACGATCCAAATATAATCAATCTTTGGGGCGATCAATTGAACAGCGTCCCATGATGATTAATCAACGTAATCGCATCGGCGATTTTGAACTAGATACAGTCGTTGGTCCTCGTGGGCATAGTAAGGCATTTTTATTAACTTTAATCGATCGAAAATCACGGTTCCCTTGGGCATACCGGTTAAAAGATTGGACGACAGCGACTGTTAATGAAGCACTAACTAAGTTCCTAACCACTTTTAATGGTCCGGTGCACAGCTTTACTGTGGACCGTGTCACTGAGTTTAGTGGGCTAGTATCACTTGAATCACAATATGGTATTAAGACCTATTACTGCCATGCTTATACTCCAGCTGAACGTGGTAGTAATGAACGCTTTAATCGGAATTTACGTTATTTTTATCCTAAAGGGACTCGTTTTGAGCACATTAGTGCTCAAGATTTAACGACGACGTTACTCCAAATTAACCAGCGACCGCTTAAAATACTCGACTGGCAAACATCGTATCAGGCTATGCTGACAAATTTGTCCAAAAATTCGGATTAA
- the thiI gene encoding tRNA uracil 4-sulfurtransferase ThiI, which yields MQYTEIMVRYGELSTKGKNRKNFIDRLAFNTRESLHSFSKLIIKANRDRMHIQLNGEDSAAVMKRLGQVFGIQNFSPSVKVKRDIELVKQTAVAMIKEQFTEGTTFKINTRRSDHDFELDTNEMNDLLGGYVLDSIPEIKVQMKKPDITLRVEIRSNGIFLSSQTINGAGGLPVGTAGKGMLMLSGGIDSPVAGYLAMKRGVAIEMVHFFSPPYTSEQALNKAKELTSKLAPFVGSIKFIQVPFTEIQETVKHDVPSGYLMTVQRRFMLRLTALIAQKRDGLAIFNGEALGQVASQTLESMVAINDVTTLPVLRPVVSMDKNEIIEIAQKIDTFDLSIMPFEDCCTIFAPPAPKTRPRLDKARIYESRLDVDGMIERAMDGIEITEIKSDQKFLAETNDSFAELL from the coding sequence GTGCAATATACAGAAATAATGGTTCGCTATGGCGAATTATCAACTAAAGGTAAAAATAGAAAAAACTTTATTGATCGGTTAGCTTTTAATACAAGAGAGAGTCTACATTCTTTTTCCAAACTCATCATCAAGGCTAATAGAGATAGAATGCATATCCAATTAAATGGTGAGGACAGTGCTGCTGTGATGAAGCGCTTGGGACAGGTTTTTGGCATTCAGAACTTTTCACCATCGGTTAAGGTTAAACGTGATATTGAACTTGTGAAGCAAACGGCTGTTGCAATGATCAAAGAACAGTTTACTGAGGGTACGACTTTTAAAATCAATACCCGCCGTTCAGACCATGATTTTGAATTAGACACCAACGAGATGAATGATTTACTTGGTGGATATGTGCTCGATAGTATTCCAGAAATTAAGGTTCAGATGAAAAAACCAGACATTACCTTACGAGTTGAGATTAGAAGTAATGGAATCTTTTTATCAAGCCAGACAATTAATGGTGCTGGTGGTCTTCCAGTTGGAACAGCTGGAAAGGGAATGTTAATGTTGTCAGGTGGAATTGATTCACCTGTGGCGGGTTATCTTGCAATGAAACGTGGAGTGGCAATTGAAATGGTTCATTTCTTTAGCCCACCTTATACCAGTGAGCAAGCTTTGAATAAGGCTAAAGAGCTGACTTCTAAACTTGCACCATTTGTTGGAAGTATCAAATTTATTCAAGTCCCATTTACGGAAATCCAAGAAACGGTTAAGCATGATGTTCCATCAGGTTATTTGATGACCGTTCAAAGACGTTTTATGTTACGTCTTACGGCTTTGATTGCTCAAAAACGAGATGGACTTGCTATTTTCAACGGGGAAGCACTTGGACAGGTGGCTTCACAAACACTTGAAAGTATGGTCGCAATAAATGATGTGACAACTCTGCCAGTGTTACGTCCAGTAGTTTCGATGGATAAAAATGAGATCATTGAGATTGCACAAAAAATTGATACATTTGATTTATCGATCATGCCTTTTGAAGATTGTTGTACTATTTTTGCACCACCGGCACCTAAAACAAGACCACGCCTAGATAAGGCGAGAATCTATGAATCACGCTTAGATGTTGATGGAATGATAGAAAGAGCAATGGATGGAATTGAAATCACGGAAATTAAGAGTGATCAGAAATTTCTAGCTGAAACCAATGATAGTTTTGCGGAACTTCTATAA
- a CDS encoding nucleotide sugar dehydrogenase, producing the protein MRESNKLKIAVAGTGYVGLSISILLAQHNQVFAVDIDEEKIELLKKKVSPIADKEIVEYLTTHELDLIPTTNAELAYKEADLVIIATPTNYDSEKQFFDTSSVEQVIELVRKYNKETVIVVKSTVPVGFTKKIKNKLNLENIIFNPEFLRESKALYDNLHPSRIIVGTDLADKKEKKNAQYFASLLKRGALEQNVDTLVMGYTEAEAVKLFSNTYLALRVSYFNELDTYAESKGLNTQQIIAGVGLDPRIGKGYNNPSFGYGGYCLPKDTKQLLSNYKDVPQNLIEAIVKSNDTRKEFIADQIVNLIAKTDSDENRARVGVYRLTMKKNSDNFRESSIQGVIKALQKIKPDIKIVIYEPMLKGHSSFQGYKIENDLEEFKKISSIIVANRFNDELADVRTKIYTRDLFHLD; encoded by the coding sequence ATGAGAGAAAGTAACAAGCTAAAAATAGCAGTTGCCGGAACGGGTTATGTTGGATTAAGCATTTCGATTTTACTGGCACAGCATAATCAAGTCTTTGCAGTTGATATTGATGAAGAAAAAATCGAATTGCTGAAGAAGAAAGTCTCACCAATTGCAGATAAAGAGATTGTAGAATACCTTACGACCCATGAGTTGGACTTAATTCCAACGACTAATGCAGAATTGGCTTATAAAGAGGCTGACCTTGTGATTATAGCAACACCGACGAATTATGATAGTGAAAAGCAATTTTTTGATACTTCTTCTGTTGAACAGGTTATAGAATTAGTAAGAAAATACAATAAGGAAACGGTGATCGTTGTTAAGTCGACGGTACCTGTAGGATTCACAAAAAAAATTAAAAATAAGCTAAATTTAGAAAACATAATTTTTAATCCTGAATTTTTACGTGAAAGTAAAGCTTTATATGACAATCTTCATCCCTCAAGAATTATTGTTGGTACTGATTTGGCAGATAAAAAAGAGAAAAAGAATGCACAATATTTTGCAAGTTTGTTAAAAAGGGGGGCTCTTGAGCAAAATGTAGATACGCTCGTGATGGGTTACACCGAAGCAGAGGCTGTAAAATTATTTTCAAATACGTATTTAGCATTAAGAGTCAGCTATTTTAACGAACTTGATACTTACGCAGAGTCAAAGGGGCTTAATACACAGCAAATTATTGCTGGTGTTGGCTTAGATCCACGGATTGGTAAAGGATATAATAATCCATCATTTGGCTATGGTGGATATTGTTTGCCCAAGGATACAAAGCAATTACTGTCGAATTATAAGGACGTTCCACAAAATCTGATAGAAGCAATTGTCAAGTCTAATGATACTCGAAAAGAGTTCATTGCAGACCAGATTGTCAACTTGATTGCTAAGACTGACTCTGATGAGAATAGGGCTAGAGTTGGTGTCTATAGATTAACAATGAAAAAAAATAGTGATAACTTTCGCGAAAGTTCAATTCAAGGTGTTATTAAAGCGTTACAAAAGATTAAGCCAGATATCAAAATTGTAATTTATGAGCCAATGTTAAAGGGACACTCTAGTTTTCAAGGATACAAAATCGAAAATGATTTGGAAGAATTCAAAAAAATAAGTAGTATCATTGTTGCAAATCGATTTAATGATGAATTAGCAGATGTGCGTACAAAAATATATACAAGAGATTTATTTCATTTGGATTAA
- a CDS encoding YdcF family protein, whose translation MLEYAIVHGLPATDGWAETQSKTTLQNMQFSKQLIAQGPVKNPRTIFVTNNYGRLQI comes from the coding sequence ATGCTGGAATACGCCATTGTGCATGGCCTTCCTGCAACGGATGGCTGGGCGGAGACGCAATCGAAGACGACCTTGCAAAATATGCAGTTTAGTAAGCAATTGATTGCACAGGGACCTGTTAAAAATCCACGCACGATTTTTGTTACAAATAATTACGGTAGATTGCAAATTTAA
- a CDS encoding glycosyltransferase family 2 protein yields MSLKKALHCSIRRTQTFIDLPYEKKMGKELKKSELKVAINGAAKLLKLWMKRNDYSQVKYGLSMTIILKNEAPYIREWLAYYISIGVEHFYIYDNDSQDDLKKVLVEFNDKVTYVMFSGTARQMDAYNDALNKYGSYSRYMGFLDADEFIYLKDGKLSFFNLLKNYFTDSHVGGFVINWQIFGSSFLKKKPQGLLTDNFVYRAQKNFEKNFHVKSIVDPRKVVGFLNDPHGAFYLPGYYAVNEKSQIVDGPFSQDVETDKIQINHYFTKSEEEFLQKKARGRATKNSQRTMQDFKDHDRNDLFDDSMRAYNQKNKLD; encoded by the coding sequence ATGAGTTTAAAAAAGGCACTGCATTGCAGTATTAGAAGAACTCAAACTTTTATTGATTTACCATACGAAAAGAAAATGGGAAAAGAGCTCAAAAAAAGTGAATTAAAAGTAGCGATTAATGGAGCGGCAAAGTTACTTAAATTGTGGATGAAACGAAATGATTATTCACAAGTGAAGTATGGACTTTCAATGACGATAATTTTGAAAAATGAAGCGCCTTATATTAGGGAATGGCTAGCGTATTATATTTCAATTGGAGTAGAACATTTTTATATCTATGATAATGACAGTCAAGATGATCTAAAGAAAGTATTAGTAGAATTTAACGATAAGGTGACCTATGTAATGTTTAGTGGAACTGCAAGACAAATGGATGCTTATAATGATGCTTTAAATAAATACGGTAGTTACTCGAGATACATGGGATTTTTGGACGCGGATGAGTTCATCTATTTAAAGGATGGAAAACTAAGCTTTTTTAATTTATTAAAAAATTATTTTACTGATTCACATGTTGGTGGTTTTGTAATCAACTGGCAAATATTTGGTTCTTCTTTTTTGAAAAAAAAACCACAAGGACTACTAACTGACAATTTTGTATATCGTGCGCAGAAGAATTTTGAGAAGAACTTCCACGTCAAATCAATCGTGGATCCCAGAAAAGTAGTTGGATTTTTGAATGATCCACATGGAGCTTTTTATTTACCTGGATATTATGCAGTAAATGAGAAAAGTCAAATAGTGGATGGCCCATTCTCCCAGGATGTAGAGACAGATAAGATTCAGATTAATCATTATTTTACTAAATCAGAAGAGGAATTCCTGCAAAAAAAAGCAAGGGGACGTGCAACTAAAAACTCGCAAAGAACAATGCAAGATTTTAAAGATCATGATAGAAATGATCTTTTTGATGACTCGATGAGAGCTTACAATCAAAAAAATAAGCTTGATTAA
- a CDS encoding cysteine desulfurase family protein, which translates to MIYFDNSATTKVAPQALETYIKVSNQIWGNPSSLHAAGEHAFGLLEQARLQIANLMGVEQDEIFFTSGGTEGDNWVVKGTAIEKRIHGKHLITSSVEHPAVLNSMVQLEKLGFEVTYLPVNENGQVSVQDLKDAIRPDTILVSIMAVNNEIGTIQPVDKIAEILKNYPKIHFHIDAVQGIGKGIQQIIMNNRVDFVTFSGHKFHAPRGIGFMFKRRGRKLAPLMSGGGQEKNLRSGTENLPAIAAMAKSLRLLLEEEKTKVAKQLEIKKFIYDYVTKFPKVTMFSQMTSEFAPHILCFTIDGVRGETIVHAFEEHGIYISTTSACSSKKHVVSGTLNAMNIPEKVATSAIRVSLDEHNSLAEAQTFVDVFEQLYHQFEKINS; encoded by the coding sequence ATGATTTATTTTGATAATAGTGCAACAACTAAAGTTGCACCTCAGGCATTGGAAACCTACATCAAGGTTAGTAATCAGATTTGGGGAAACCCATCCTCACTTCATGCTGCAGGTGAACACGCATTTGGATTATTAGAGCAAGCGAGATTGCAGATTGCTAATCTGATGGGTGTTGAACAAGATGAAATTTTTTTTACAAGCGGTGGAACTGAAGGCGATAATTGGGTTGTTAAGGGCACGGCTATTGAAAAAAGAATACATGGTAAACACTTAATTACTTCAAGTGTTGAACATCCCGCAGTGTTAAATTCGATGGTTCAGTTAGAGAAACTAGGTTTTGAAGTAACATATCTGCCAGTCAATGAGAATGGACAGGTTTCTGTTCAAGATTTAAAGGATGCGATTCGGCCAGATACGATTCTAGTTTCAATCATGGCTGTTAATAACGAGATTGGAACTATTCAGCCAGTTGATAAGATTGCTGAGATATTAAAGAATTATCCCAAAATTCATTTTCATATTGATGCAGTTCAGGGTATAGGCAAAGGAATTCAGCAAATTATTATGAACAATCGCGTTGATTTTGTAACTTTTTCTGGGCATAAGTTCCATGCACCAAGAGGCATTGGGTTCATGTTTAAGCGCCGAGGCCGTAAATTAGCGCCATTAATGAGCGGTGGAGGACAGGAGAAAAATTTGCGTAGTGGAACGGAGAATCTTCCTGCGATAGCTGCTATGGCTAAATCTTTGAGACTACTATTAGAAGAGGAAAAAACCAAAGTTGCGAAACAACTTGAAATAAAAAAATTTATTTATGATTATGTCACTAAATTTCCTAAAGTTACGATGTTTTCACAAATGACATCAGAATTTGCACCCCATATTCTTTGCTTTACGATTGATGGTGTCAGGGGTGAGACAATTGTGCATGCCTTTGAGGAACATGGGATTTATATTTCAACAACAAGTGCATGTTCCTCTAAAAAACATGTTGTCTCAGGAACATTAAATGCAATGAATATTCCTGAAAAGGTTGCAACATCTGCGATTCGTGTTAGTCTAGATGAACATAATAGTTTGGCAGAGGCTCAAACATTTGTCGATGTGTTTGAACAATTATATCATCAATTTGAAAAGATTAATTCGTAA
- a CDS encoding ATP-binding cassette domain-containing protein, with product MNSLISLEKVNYQIADQHILHDVDWQIPAGAHITLTGPSGGGKSTLLRIIAAMISKTSGTLIFDGQPIESYDPIMYRRQVSYCFQQPTLFGETVADNLAFPYQIRKQVMDTQRVVTALNNVGLSERTLHQPIIELSGGERQRVALIRNILFLPKVLLLDEVTAGLDENNKQIVHAWLRQLNEQDHVTTIMITHDATEIAAADQLAKVVAGRLEVHA from the coding sequence ATGAATTCATTGATTAGTTTAGAAAAAGTTAATTATCAAATCGCTGATCAACATATTTTACATGATGTTGATTGGCAGATTCCAGCTGGGGCTCATATTACATTGACGGGACCATCCGGTGGTGGGAAAAGTACGTTATTACGGATCATTGCGGCCATGATTTCTAAAACAAGTGGGACCTTGATTTTTGATGGGCAGCCGATTGAAAGTTATGACCCAATCATGTATCGGCGGCAAGTCTCATATTGTTTCCAACAACCGACGTTATTTGGTGAGACGGTGGCAGATAACTTAGCTTTCCCGTACCAAATTCGTAAGCAAGTCATGGATACGCAACGAGTGGTAACGGCGTTAAATAATGTTGGGCTGTCCGAACGAACCCTGCATCAGCCGATTATCGAGCTTTCCGGTGGTGAACGGCAGCGGGTCGCGCTGATTCGCAACATCTTATTCTTACCAAAAGTGTTGTTATTAGATGAGGTGACAGCTGGTTTGGATGAAAATAATAAGCAAATCGTGCACGCCTGGTTACGACAGTTAAATGAGCAGGATCACGTGACAACGATCATGATTACTCATGACGCGACAGAGATTGCTGCGGCAGATCAATTAGCGAAAGTGGTTGCTGGCAGATTGGAGGTACACGCATGA
- a CDS encoding ABC transporter permease has translation MNLAVNNTSLFLAAMLVLVALGISLWQKLGLDRDIVIGVVRAVVQLFIVGYLLKYIFRVNNLWLTLAMMGFIIFNASWNAKKRGPGIDHALAISLLAIFVSTGVTLGVLVLSGAIKFVPSQMIPISGMIASNSMVAIGLAYRSLNSQFHDQRQGVLERLALGAGLLDASIAIVREAIRTGMSPTIDSAKTVGLVSLPGMMSGLIFAGVDPVRAIKYQIMVTFMLLSATSLGSIIACYLAYRNFYNEQKQLK, from the coding sequence ATGAATTTAGCAGTTAATAATACGTCGCTATTTTTGGCGGCAATGTTAGTGCTCGTCGCGTTAGGAATTAGTTTGTGGCAGAAACTTGGCTTGGATAGGGACATCGTCATTGGTGTCGTGCGGGCTGTTGTACAACTATTTATCGTGGGTTACTTGCTAAAGTATATTTTCCGAGTCAACAATTTGTGGCTAACGCTGGCGATGATGGGCTTCATTATCTTCAATGCGTCTTGGAATGCGAAAAAACGGGGGCCGGGGATTGACCATGCATTAGCCATTTCGTTATTAGCCATTTTTGTTAGTACGGGGGTAACACTCGGCGTCCTCGTGCTATCTGGTGCGATTAAGTTTGTGCCATCGCAAATGATTCCCATTTCTGGTATGATTGCGTCGAATTCAATGGTCGCAATTGGGCTGGCTTATCGCAGCCTCAATAGTCAGTTTCATGACCAGCGGCAAGGTGTGCTTGAACGGTTGGCGTTAGGGGCTGGTCTACTTGATGCTTCGATTGCCATCGTGCGTGAGGCGATTCGTACGGGGATGTCACCAACCATTGATTCGGCAAAGACTGTGGGTCTAGTCAGTCTGCCAGGGATGATGTCCGGTTTGATCTTTGCAGGGGTCGATCCAGTACGGGCCATTAAGTATCAAATTATGGTCACGTTCATGCTCTTATCAGCGACTAGTTTGGGGTCAATCATTGCGTGCTATTTAGCTTACCGTAATTTCTATAATGAACAAAAACAGTTGAAGTAA